Genomic window (Campylobacter concisus):
CCGCCAACATTTAAAATTCTAGCTTGTAATTTACCGCCACTGATATCATTTATCTTGTCTACAATATCTTGATATGTGGTTGATCTAGTTACGCTAATAGAAAATTTTTGTCCATCGATTTCAACGTCAAAAGAGCCGTTATTTGTCGCACCTACTAAGCTTGAAGTGTTTTTGAAATTTGAGCTTTGAAATGTGTCTTTTTGAGCAAGTTTTTGCACATCGATACTAAAATTTTGCACGCTAACGCCATTTGCTGCTGAGGCTGTTACGCTTTTGCCAGCATTATTTGTAGTTCTTTTTAGATAAAGTGCCTCTCCGCCAAGTGTTTTACCACTTACATTTACGTTGCTAACTAGAGTTTTTAGCGCTGCAAGGTCTTTTTGCTTTAGGTCATTTCTTTCTAGCCTTTTTGTTAAAGGCTTGATCTGTCCTGCTTCATCTGCTTCTTTTAATTTCTTGATAAGATCATCATTTAGTCCGCTATTTTTTGTGCCGATGCCTAAATTTGTTACATTACCTACTGCCATTTTTAACTCTCCTTGTCAAAAAGTATTCCGATACTTTCCTTGAAATACTCACTTATTCTTATAGCTTCTTTGCTTGGAAGTTGTGTTATCTCCTCGCCAGTTTTAGCGTCTTTTACTTGCACGACCATTAAATTTAGCTTCTCGTTGTAAGCAAATCTTACATTAGTATCGAGCTGCTGCATTTGATAGTTTAGTCTATCGGTGACCTCTCTTGTTCTTTTGGCAAGCTCTTCGTTGCTAAGTCCGTCTAGCTCGTTAACATCTTTGGTTTCATTGTTTTTATCAGCATTTAATTTTATATCAGAATGCTCAATAGGTCTGCTGTCTATTTGACGCTGAGCAGATGTGCTCATGCTCGTATCTAGTACCTGATTTGCTGCTGCCTTAAAGATTTCCATAGTTTTACTCCTTAAAACTTACGTTAGTTTCTACATCGGTAAAATTTTAAAATCCTTTAGTGTTTATATAAATTTTTGATTATTTAGGCTAAAATCGAGCAAAAATTTATAGGAAGAGATATGAAAATTTCATTTGAGTGCGAGTGTATTTTACTTCAAAAGACACTGCTGCTTTTTTGTGGAAATTTAGCTGCTCATCATAAGGATTGTGATTTTGTAGTGAGTGACCGCGAGATTGCGACAAAAAAACCACTATTTATAATAGGAAAAAATGCTCATCTTTCTCATCCTTTTACCAAAATGGCACTTCTTGATACGCTTGAAGAATTTTACTCAGCTATGCAAATTTCAAAAGCAAATGAGCTAAATGAAGCTAAAAATGAAAAGGGCTTAGAAGAGAAAATTTCACTTTTGATAGATAAATTTAAAGCCGATCTGCTTGAAATTTTAAGGGCAAATCAGTGAAGCTTTACACTAAAATTTCAAGTGGTAAATTTAAAGGCAAAAGGCTTGAACTACCAAGTCTAAGCACGACTAGAAGCACAAAAAGTATCGTAAAGGAGTCCTTCTTTAACGTCATTAGAGATGAAATTTACTCGCTTACATTTATAGAGGGCTTTGGTGGAAGTGGTGTGATGGCAAGCGAGGCCGTTAGCAACGGAGCACGTGAGGCTATCGCTATCGAAAAAGACAGAGCCGCTTTTAAGATCACGCAAAGCAACCTTGCAAGCCTAGGGTGCTCAAATTTAAAAGCGATAAATGGTGATTCCTTTTCTGTCTTGCCTGATCTTATAAATTCTCAAAATGGCAAGGTCTTGCTCTATCTTGATCCGCCATTTGATATAAGAGCTGGCTTTGATGATATCTACGAAAAGCTTGTAAATTTAATCTCACAGCTAAAAAAAGAGAAAATTTATATGATAGTTTTTGAGCACAACAGCGACTTTAAATTTAGCGATGAAATTTTTGCATTTAAGCTTGTAAAATTTAAAAAATTTGGAGCTACTTCACTCTCTTACTTCCAATAATTTATAAAAATTTGGAACATCTTTTGCTTTAAAAACCTAAAATAGCTAAATTTTAGGAAAAAATATGAAAAAATTTTTATCTTTTGTAGCAGCTTCGGTGATAGCTACTTCAGCCTTTGCTACGCAGATAAAAGAGCTTGCAAGCATAGTTGGCGTAAGGGATAACCAGCTAATAGGCTATGGCCTTGTAGTTGGGCTAAATGGCACAGGTGATGGCTCAACGTCAAAATTTACGATTCAGTCTTTATCAAACATGCTTCAAGGCGTAAACGTAAAGATAAATCCAGATGATATCAAGTCCAAAAACGCAGCTGCTGTTATGGTAACAGCTAAGCTTCCTGCATTTGCAAGGCATGGCGATAAGCTTGACGTCGTGATCTCATCTATTGGCGATGCAAAAAGTTTGCAAGGTGGTACGCTTCTCATGACACCACTAAAAGGCGTTGATGGTGATATTTACGCTTTGGCTCAGGGTGCTTTAAGTATCGGCGGAAAAAGCATGGGTAGATCAGGTGGCAACCACCCAACTGTTGGCTCTATCCTAAATGGAGCTTTGGTTGAGCGAGAAGTTACTTATGACATTTACAATCAAGATAGCATAAGACTAAGCCTAAAAGATACAAATTTTAAAACCGCTCTTGATATCCAAAACGCCATAAATGCAAACATTTCAGACGATACTGCAAAGGCGATCGATCCAAGAACGGTCATCGTTAAAAAGCCAGATGATGTTAGTATCATCGAGCTTGCAAGCGCTGTGCTTGATCTTGATGTGGAGTATAAGCCAGATGAGAAGATAGTGGTTGATGAAAGAACTGGCACAATAGTAAGCGGCATAAATGCTGTGGTTAGCCCAGTTGTCTTAACGCATGGTGCAATCACAATAAAAATAGAGCCAAATAGCTATGACGAGGCAGCGCAAAATGATGTAAATATAGGAAGCGATACGTCGGTCGCACCTAGTCAAAATTTACTTAAAATTTCAGGTGAAAAAACAACCGTTGCAAATGTAACAAGAGCGCTAAATAAGCTTGGGGCAACACCAAGTGATATCATATCGATACTTGAAAATTTAAAGCGAGTTGGTGCGATACAAGTTGATTTGGAGATAATATAATGCAAATAGATAACACCTTAGCGCTAAATTCATACAATGAAATTTCTACAAATAAGATAAAAAACGCAAATGCTAAACAAGATGCTCTTTTAAAAGAGCAAACTGATGCATTTGAGGCTTATATGGTAAAGGCTGTGCTTGATATTGCTTTAAAAGAAGATGAGCACAACTCGCTATATCCAAAAGCTGCTGGTAGCGACATTTATAGGTCAATGTATAACGATGCAATGAGTAAAGCATTGAGTGGAAATCTTGGTTTTTCAGAACTTTTGTACGATTTTTTAAAGAGAGACTCTTAAGTAAATTTATATTCTGCCGATGTAGTGATATAAACATTTTATTTTAAGAGGTATGAATATGATAAGGCCTTTGAACCAAAGACCAAATTTTCAGGCAAATACGCTAAATAAAAATAGCGATGCCAAGGTCGAAACTCAGAGTAAAGAAGTAAGAACAAACGAAAACGCAAAGCTAAAAGAGATAGCTGATGCCATAGCAAATGGCACTTATCAGGTTGATATCTCAAAAACGGCTAGGGCTGTGGCTGATGCGTTGCTGTAATTAAGGAATTTAAATGATTAAAAAGCTTTTGGACGAGGCTATAGGCGAGCTTGATGAGCTTATAAATTTAACCATACAAGATATCGCAAATATAAAAGAGGCTAAACACTCAAGCGTTGATGAGAGTGTAAAGAAAAAAAATGCCTTAGTTCGTGCATTTGAAGATACAAAAAGAGCACTAGATAAAGAGCTTTTAAAGGTATCAAAAGAGAGCGGTACGACTACACTTGCTAGTGTTTTAGACGATGAAGTGAAGTCAAAGCTTGTACTTATGCGTTCAAAGCTTGAAAATTTACATAAAGTTAATAAAGAATATGCAAGGCATGTCGTTGCTGTTAAAGAATTTTTTGACTCACTTAATGAAAAAATTTTTGGCACTAAAACAAGTGAATACGGCCAAGATGGAAACAGCATAGATAATAATTTTTATAAATCAAGGGTTTAAAAAATGGCTAATATTTTTATGTCATTAGGCACGGGTGTTTCGGGACTAAATGCAGCCCAGCTTCAAATAAGTACAACCGGAAATAATATAGCAAACGCCGATAGCAACTACTATACAAGGCAACGTGTTGTCCAATCTGCATCTCCAGCGATGAATACAGTCCCTGGCGGAGTTGGTACAGGCACACAAGTAGATACTATAACAAGACTTCATGATGAGTTTGCCTACTCAAGATTAAAATACTCATCATCAAATTTAGAAAATACAGCCTATAAACAAAGAATTTTGCAAGAAGCTACAAAATATTTTCCTGATCTAAAAGATAATGGAATGGTGAAGGACATTCAGGAGTATTTTTCCGCGTGGAATAACTTTGCTTCAAATCCTAATGCTGGTGCTCAGAAAGTAAATTTGATAAATAAAGCAAGTGTATTGACTGCAAGTATCAACCGCTCATCAAAGATGCTTTATGATATGCATGAAAAGATTGATGAAACAATAAAAATAAATATAAAAGAGATAAATTCTCTAGGCAGACAAATAGCAAACATTAATAAGCAAATCCAAAGAATAGAATCAGGCGCAGACGCTGGTATAAAAATAAATGCAAATGATCTTCGTGATAAACGTGATGAATTAGAACTTGCTATGTCAAAGCTAGTAAATACAGCTGTTTATAAAAGCGATCTAAAGAGCAATTCTAGGGTAGATACAGGAATAACAGATCAAGGAAAATACTACAATCTAAATATTGGCGGTGTAAGTATCGTTGATGGTGTAAATTTTCATGAAATTTCTATGAGTTCAACTGAAAGTGGACGATATACAAAAATTTATTATGAAAGAGAAGATGGCAGAAGAATCCCAATGGAAGAAAAGATCATAGGTGGTAAAATCGGAGCTGCACTTGATCTTAGGGGCCGAAACTACGAGCCAGATAATGATAAATTTAGCGACGGAACGATCCAAAAATACATTGATAATTTAAATACATTTAGTAAAACCTTGATAACAAGTACAAATAATATCTATGCCGAATCTGCAGTTGAAATTTCTAACTCAGATCCGATAAGCTATTTAGAAGGTGATAAGACATTGATGAATCATGATAATAGTATAAGAAACGGAAGTTTTGAAGCTATTGTTTATGATAACAAAGGCAATGTCGTGGCCAGAAAAACTATAAATGTAAATGGAACGACGACGATGAATGATACAAGATATGGCAACTCTATCGTCAAAGACTTTAACTCAAACTCAGATGACAATAAAGACAATAATATGCTAAATGACGTTGATGACTTTTTTGAGGCGTCATATTTTTATGATAAAAATACTAAAAAAGGCACATTTTCTCTCATTCCAAAACAAGCTCAAGGGCTTTATAGCATATCAATAGTCGATCACGGCACAAATTTCCCAGGTGCTGTTGGTATAAATAGATTTTTCTCAGGTACTGACTCAAATAGTATCGGTATAAATCAAAATTTTACCCAAGACCACACAAATCTTCGTGCCTACTCAAAGCCAGTTATCGGAAATAATGAAGTTGCAAATAAAATGATCCAGCTTCAGTATCAAAAGCAGACCTTTTACTCAAGTGGCATAGCGCTTGATAGAGATGAAACGATCGAGGGATATTACCGCTATCTTACGACTGACATGGCGAGTGATACAGAGGCAAATAATACTATCCACGACACAAATACGTCTTTGCAAAAGACAGCTGAAGAAGAATTTCAATCAACAAGTGGCGTAGATACAAATGAAGAGCTTACAAATTTGATCCGCTTTCAAGCAAGTTACGGCGCAGCGGCAAAGATCATCACGACAGTTGATCAAATGCTTGACACGCTTCTTTCACTAAAACAATGATCGAACTAAAGAGCCTTTTAGACTCACACGTACTTAGCAAAAATACAAATTTGGGGCTGTTTGAAGCCCCAGATCCACTTCAGGTAGCCACTAAATTTAAAGAGCCAAACATAGCGCTCATTTGTGCGTTATTTGCTTATGGTAATGCAAAAATGATAGTGAAATTTCTAAATTTACTTGATTTTAGTTTGCTTGATGAGAGCGAGCAAAATATCAAGAAAAATTTATCAAATTTCAAATATCGCTTTCAAAATGAAAATGATGTAAAAGAAATTTTCATCACTCTCTCACGCCTTAAAAAAGAGGGCGAAATAGAGGAAATTTTACGCCAAGGCCTTGCAAAAAATGGCGAGATGATAGAGGGCGTAAATGAGCTTATAAAATTTATATATAAGCTAAATTCTTACCGCTCTGACGGATATGAGTTTTTCTTTGGTAAGAGTTTTGACAAAGAGCCACAAAGCCCATATAAACGTTACAATATGTATCTTCGCTGGATGGTAAGGGATAGCGACATTGACCTTGGACTGTTTAAAAATTTACCAAAAGATAGGCTTTTGATGCCACTTGACGTGCATACGCATAGAGTTTCTTTAAATTTAGGACTTATAAACAGAAAGAGCTACGATTTCAAAGCAGTCATGGATCTTACAAAAAAACTTAGAGAATTTGATGAGTTTGATCCGATAAAATACGACTTTGCGCTTTATAGAATAGGGCAGAGTAAAGAGTTAGAAACTATCATAAAAAATCTTAATCAATAAAAATTATTGCTAAATTTTTAAATTTAGGGTAGACTTGCCATACAATTTTATCCATAAGGAGCTTGTATGAAAAAAATCGTTTTACTAAGTGCAGTTTTAGGAACTTTGCTTTTTGCTCACGAAGGCCATCACTTTGATCCAAAGGCTGGAGAGCATCTAGTTATACCTGTTAATGAGCTAAGCGAGAAGGGCGATAAGAGTGTCGGCGAAGTAGTAGCTGTTAAGACAAACTACGGCGTTGCATTTTTTCCAAATTTAAAAGGACTTACTGCAGGGCTACACGGCTTTCACATCCATGAAAATGCTGACTGTGGTGCGACTGAAAAAGGTCTTGGCATGAAAGCAGGTGGCCACTGGGATCCAGCTGGCACAAAAATGCACTCTTTTGCCTGGGATGATAAAGGTCACAAAGGTGATTTGCCAGCACTTTATGTAGATGCTGAGGGCAATGCGAACTATCCAGTACTAGCCCCAAAGATAAAAAATCTTGACGAGCTAAAAGGTCACTCACTAATGGTTCATGTTGGTGGCGACAATCACAGCGACAATCCAAAAGCACTTGGCGGTGGTGGCGCTAGAATGCTTTGTGGCGTTATTAAGTAATCACTTTAATAAACGAGTCTTTGAGCTAGATCTAAAGGCTCGTTTAAATTTATAAATTTTAAAAATCTCTCATTTTAAATATAAAAATTTTACAAAAAGATAAGTACAAATAAATTACAATCTGCTTTTATTTCAATTATCAAAAGAGCAAAAAATGGAATTTGATCTACTTAGCTATGTCGTTTTTTTTGTAGCTGCGTTTTTAGGTGGTTTTATCGATTCTATCGCTGGTGGAGGTGGGCTTATAACGCTTCCAGCTATTATGGCGATGGGCGTACCACCACACCTTGCACTTGGTACAAATAAGCTTCAAGGAGTTTTTGGTAGCTTTACAGCGACTCTAAATTTCACAAAACGGGGATTAATTAATTATAAAGAGTGCTTTGTAGGTATCGTTTTTACTTTCATTGGAGCTATCATTGGAGCAGTGGTTATTCTATTTTTAAATACAAATTTTTTAAAGATAATTATCCCATTTTTGCTGATTGCTATTTTCATCTA
Coding sequences:
- a CDS encoding FlaG family protein, whose protein sequence is MEIFKAAANQVLDTSMSTSAQRQIDSRPIEHSDIKLNADKNNETKDVNELDGLSNEELAKRTREVTDRLNYQMQQLDTNVRFAYNEKLNLMVVQVKDAKTGEEITQLPSKEAIRISEYFKESIGILFDKES
- a CDS encoding ornithine carbamoyltransferase; amino-acid sequence: MKISFECECILLQKTLLLFCGNLAAHHKDCDFVVSDREIATKKPLFIIGKNAHLSHPFTKMALLDTLEEFYSAMQISKANELNEAKNEKGLEEKISLLIDKFKADLLEILRANQ
- the rsmD gene encoding 16S rRNA (guanine(966)-N(2))-methyltransferase RsmD codes for the protein MKLYTKISSGKFKGKRLELPSLSTTRSTKSIVKESFFNVIRDEIYSLTFIEGFGGSGVMASEAVSNGAREAIAIEKDRAAFKITQSNLASLGCSNLKAINGDSFSVLPDLINSQNGKVLLYLDPPFDIRAGFDDIYEKLVNLISQLKKEKIYMIVFEHNSDFKFSDEIFAFKLVKFKKFGATSLSYFQ
- a CDS encoding flagellar basal body P-ring protein FlgI; the encoded protein is MKKFLSFVAASVIATSAFATQIKELASIVGVRDNQLIGYGLVVGLNGTGDGSTSKFTIQSLSNMLQGVNVKINPDDIKSKNAAAVMVTAKLPAFARHGDKLDVVISSIGDAKSLQGGTLLMTPLKGVDGDIYALAQGALSIGGKSMGRSGGNHPTVGSILNGALVEREVTYDIYNQDSIRLSLKDTNFKTALDIQNAINANISDDTAKAIDPRTVIVKKPDDVSIIELASAVLDLDVEYKPDEKIVVDERTGTIVSGINAVVSPVVLTHGAITIKIEPNSYDEAAQNDVNIGSDTSVAPSQNLLKISGEKTTVANVTRALNKLGATPSDIISILENLKRVGAIQVDLEII
- a CDS encoding rod-binding protein — translated: MQIDNTLALNSYNEISTNKIKNANAKQDALLKEQTDAFEAYMVKAVLDIALKEDEHNSLYPKAAGSDIYRSMYNDAMSKALSGNLGFSELLYDFLKRDS
- a CDS encoding flagellar biosynthesis anti-sigma factor FlgM — encoded protein: MIRPLNQRPNFQANTLNKNSDAKVETQSKEVRTNENAKLKEIADAIANGTYQVDISKTARAVADALL
- the flgN gene encoding flagellar export chaperone FlgN — its product is MIKKLLDEAIGELDELINLTIQDIANIKEAKHSSVDESVKKKNALVRAFEDTKRALDKELLKVSKESGTTTLASVLDDEVKSKLVLMRSKLENLHKVNKEYARHVVAVKEFFDSLNEKIFGTKTSEYGQDGNSIDNNFYKSRV
- the flgK gene encoding flagellar hook-associated protein FlgK, with the translated sequence MANIFMSLGTGVSGLNAAQLQISTTGNNIANADSNYYTRQRVVQSASPAMNTVPGGVGTGTQVDTITRLHDEFAYSRLKYSSSNLENTAYKQRILQEATKYFPDLKDNGMVKDIQEYFSAWNNFASNPNAGAQKVNLINKASVLTASINRSSKMLYDMHEKIDETIKINIKEINSLGRQIANINKQIQRIESGADAGIKINANDLRDKRDELELAMSKLVNTAVYKSDLKSNSRVDTGITDQGKYYNLNIGGVSIVDGVNFHEISMSSTESGRYTKIYYEREDGRRIPMEEKIIGGKIGAALDLRGRNYEPDNDKFSDGTIQKYIDNLNTFSKTLITSTNNIYAESAVEISNSDPISYLEGDKTLMNHDNSIRNGSFEAIVYDNKGNVVARKTINVNGTTTMNDTRYGNSIVKDFNSNSDDNKDNNMLNDVDDFFEASYFYDKNTKKGTFSLIPKQAQGLYSISIVDHGTNFPGAVGINRFFSGTDSNSIGINQNFTQDHTNLRAYSKPVIGNNEVANKMIQLQYQKQTFYSSGIALDRDETIEGYYRYLTTDMASDTEANNTIHDTNTSLQKTAEEEFQSTSGVDTNEELTNLIRFQASYGAAAKIITTVDQMLDTLLSLKQ
- a CDS encoding TIGR02757 family protein; this encodes MIELKSLLDSHVLSKNTNLGLFEAPDPLQVATKFKEPNIALICALFAYGNAKMIVKFLNLLDFSLLDESEQNIKKNLSNFKYRFQNENDVKEIFITLSRLKKEGEIEEILRQGLAKNGEMIEGVNELIKFIYKLNSYRSDGYEFFFGKSFDKEPQSPYKRYNMYLRWMVRDSDIDLGLFKNLPKDRLLMPLDVHTHRVSLNLGLINRKSYDFKAVMDLTKKLREFDEFDPIKYDFALYRIGQSKELETIIKNLNQ
- a CDS encoding superoxide dismutase family protein, with translation MKKIVLLSAVLGTLLFAHEGHHFDPKAGEHLVIPVNELSEKGDKSVGEVVAVKTNYGVAFFPNLKGLTAGLHGFHIHENADCGATEKGLGMKAGGHWDPAGTKMHSFAWDDKGHKGDLPALYVDAEGNANYPVLAPKIKNLDELKGHSLMVHVGGDNHSDNPKALGGGGARMLCGVIK